A genome region from Megalobrama amblycephala isolate DHTTF-2021 linkage group LG18, ASM1881202v1, whole genome shotgun sequence includes the following:
- the fgfr4 gene encoding fibroblast growth factor receptor 4 isoform X1 → MLSIFKVFITICFTELVFSRSITSGEVRAKDIRVSRPILIPGFPENATVLVGGHVKLVCKLHQPASTRLQWFKKDSNRQGPDGSPLLTALTPLLENLSKVNILPLVNVSVEDAGEYVCKAENSVGQTMRSAWLEVLSEVSEEPTEETSEHLLLELGDVLKLRCDTNRPGAVQWFKGGVRVQHNARIQIRAAVMEIADATYEDSGVYVCMLRGTKESLRNFTITVADAVGSGDDDEDNGIDDAGPETENDQVYISRAPYWTHTQRMEKKLYAVPAGNTVKFRCPATGNPLPTIRWLKNGREFRGEHRIGGIKLRHQHWSLVMESVVPSDRGNYSCVVENKYGSIAHTYLLDVLERSPHRPILQAGLPKNTTAVVGGDAQFLCKVYSDAQPHIQWLKHIEMNGSRYGPDGIPYVKIVKTGSLNMSEVEVLYLTNITMEDAGEYTCLAGNSIGFSHQSAWLTVLSEEDVAKEMDLMEAKYTDIIIYASGFLALVMAIVIVVLCRMQVHPSREPFDTLPVQKLSKFPLRRQYSVESNSSGKSSASLMRVARLSSSCSPMLAGVMEFELPYDPDWEFPRENLTLGKPLGEGCFGQVVRAEAYGINKENQDQVATVAVKMLKDDATDKDLADLISEMELMKVMDKHKNIINLLGVCTQDGPLYVLVEYASKGSLREYLRARRPPGMDYTFDVTKVPEEQLTFKDLVSCAYQVARGMEYLASKRCIHRDLAARNVLVTEDNVMKIADFGLARGVHQIDYYKKTTNGRLPVKWMAPEALFDRVYTHQSDVWSFGVLMWEIFTLGGSPYPGIPVEELFKLLKEGHRMDKPSNCTHELYMKMRECWHAVPTQRPTFKQLVEELDRVLVSISDEYLDLSTPFEQYSPSCEDTSSSCSSDNDSVFTHDAMSTVPCLLGYHDVRSRMDLKTTMR, encoded by the exons ATGTTGAGCATCTTTAAGGTTTTCATTACCATCTGCTTCACGGAACTGGTGTTTTCAAGAAGCATAACATCTGGGGAAGTCCGGGCAAAAG ATATCCGAGTTTCTCGACCAATTCTTATTCCTGGATTTCCTGAGAATGCTACTGTGTTAGTTGGAGGACATGTGAAGCTGGTGTGTAAACTCCACCAGCCAGCCTCAACACGTCTTCAGTGGTTCAAAAAGGACAGCAATCGCCAGGGGCCTGACGGATCACCACTTCTTACAGCGCTTACG CCTCTTCTTGAGAACCTCTCCAAAGTCAACATACTTCCTTTAGTGAATGTCTCAGTGGAAGATGCTGGAGAGTACGTATGCAAGGCAGAAAACTCAGTTGGTCAAACTATGCGCTCTGCCTGGCTGGAGGTCTTATCAG AAGTTTCTGAGGAGCCAACTGAGGAAACATCAGAGCATCTACTTCTAGAGCTTGGAGATGTACTAAAACTCCGTTGTGACACAAACCGTCCTGGAGCTGTCCAGTGGTTCAAGGGTGGTGTACGGGTGCAACACAATGCTCGTATCCAGATAAGGGCAGCAGTCATGGAGATTGCAGATGCCACCTATGAAGATTCAggagtgtatgtgtgtatgctgCGTGGCACCAAAGAGTCTCTACGCAACTTCACTATCACAGTGGCTG ATGCTGTAGGATCAGGAGATGATGATGAGGACAATGGTATTGATGACGCTGGTCCTGAGACTGAAAATGACCAGGTCTACATCTCCAGAG caCCATACTGGACTCATACTCAAAGGATGGAGAAGAAGCTCTATGCAGTCCCAGCTGGAAACACTGTCAAATTCCGCTGCCCTGCCACAGGGAACCCTCTTCCCACCATTCGCTGGCTAAAGAATGGCAGAGAATTCAGAGGAGAGCACCGGATCGGAGGCATCAAG CTACGACATCAACACTGGAGCCTGGTCATGGAGAGTGTGGTTCCCTCAGACCGTGGGAACTACAGTTGTGTGGTGGAGAACAAATATGGGTCCATTGCTCACACCTACCTCTTGGACGTGTTGG AACGCTCTCCACACAGGCCCATCCTTCAAGCTGGTCTACCCAAAAACACTACAGCTGTAGTGGGTGGAGATGCTCAGTTTCTGTGTAAAGTCTACAGTGATGCCCAGCCTCACATCCAGTGGCTAAAGCACATAGAGATGAATGGAAGCCGTTATGGGCCTGATGGCATTCCTTATGTGAAGATCGTGAAG ACAGGAAGCTTGAACATGTCTGAAGTTGAAGTCTTATATCTTACCAATATTACAATGGAGGATGCTGGGGAATACACTTGCTTGGCGGGAAACTCCATTGGATTCTCTCATCAGTCTGCTTGGCTTACAGTCTTATCAG AGGAGGATGTGGCCAAGGAGATGGACCTTATGGAGGCCAAGTACACTGACATCATCATCTATGCATCTGGCTTCCTGGCACTGGTGATGGCCATAGTTATCGTGGTCCTCTGCCGCATGCAGGTTCATCCCAGTCGGGAGCCTTTTGATACGCTCCCAGTGCAGAAACTCTCCAAATTTCCACTACGCAGACAG TATTCTGTGGAGTCCAATTCTTCTGGAAAATCAAGTGCGTCACTGATGAGGGTGGCTCGTCTTTCCTCCAGTTGTTCCCCAATGCTGGCTGGAGTTATGGAGTTTGAACTGCCTTATGACCCTGACTGGGAGTTTCCAAGAGAGAA TTTGACTTTAGGGAAACCACTTGGAGAGGGCTGTTTTGGTCAAGTGGTGAGAGCTGAGGCTTAtgggataaacaaagaaaatcaAGATCAAGTGGCAACGGTAGCTGTTAAAATGCTAAAAG ATGATGCAACTGACAAAGACCTGGCAGACCTCATCTCTGAGATGGAGCTAATGAAGGTGATGGACAAGCACAAGAACATCATAAATCTTCTTGGTGTTTGCACACAGGATG GTCCACTCTATGTGCTGGTTGAATATGCTTCTAAGGGCAGCCTACGGGAATACCTCCGAGCACGTCGACCTCCAGGCATGGACTACACCTTCGATGTGACCAAGGTTCCGGAGGAACAGCTCACCTTCAAAGACCTAGTTTCCTGTGCCTACCAAGTAGCAAGAGGCATGGAGTACCTGGCCTCCAAAAGA TGTATTCACAGAGATTTAGCAGCAAGGAATGTTCTTGTGACAGAGGACAACGTGATGAAAATCGCAGATTTTGGTTTGGCAAGAGGAGTGCATCAGATCGATTACTACAAAAAAACCACCAAT GGACGTCTGCCAGTGAAATGGATGGCACCAGAAGCCTTGTTTGACAGAGTCTACACACACCAGAGCGATGT TTGGTCTTTTGGAGTTTTGATGTGGGAGATTTTCACACTGGGGGGATCACCGTACCCTGGGATACCGGTAGAGGAGCTTTTTAAGCTGCTGAAGGAAGGTCATCGAATGGACAAACCCTCCAACTGCACCCATGAACT CTACATGAAGATGAGAGAGTGCTGGCATGCAGTACCAACACAAAGACCTACATTCAAACAGCTTGTGGAAGAGCTTGATAGGGTGCTGGTGTCCATTTCAGATGAG tacCTGGACCTATCCACCCCTTTCGAACAATACTCCCCATCTTGTGAGGACACCTCCAGCTCTTGCTCTTCAGACAATGATTCAGTGTTTACCCATGATGCTATGTCAACTGTCCCATGCCTCCTTGGCTACCATGATGTGCGCTCTAGGATGGACCTCAAGACAACAATGCGATAG
- the fgfr4 gene encoding fibroblast growth factor receptor 4 isoform X2, which produces MLSIFKVFITICFTELVFSRSITSGEVRAKDIRVSRPILIPGFPENATVLVGGHVKLVCKLHQPASTRLQWFKKDSNRQGPDGSPLLTALTPLLENLSKVNILPLVNVSVEDAGEYVCKAENSVGQTMRSAWLEVLSVSEEPTEETSEHLLLELGDVLKLRCDTNRPGAVQWFKGGVRVQHNARIQIRAAVMEIADATYEDSGVYVCMLRGTKESLRNFTITVADAVGSGDDDEDNGIDDAGPETENDQVYISRAPYWTHTQRMEKKLYAVPAGNTVKFRCPATGNPLPTIRWLKNGREFRGEHRIGGIKLRHQHWSLVMESVVPSDRGNYSCVVENKYGSIAHTYLLDVLERSPHRPILQAGLPKNTTAVVGGDAQFLCKVYSDAQPHIQWLKHIEMNGSRYGPDGIPYVKIVKTGSLNMSEVEVLYLTNITMEDAGEYTCLAGNSIGFSHQSAWLTVLSEEDVAKEMDLMEAKYTDIIIYASGFLALVMAIVIVVLCRMQVHPSREPFDTLPVQKLSKFPLRRQYSVESNSSGKSSASLMRVARLSSSCSPMLAGVMEFELPYDPDWEFPRENLTLGKPLGEGCFGQVVRAEAYGINKENQDQVATVAVKMLKDDATDKDLADLISEMELMKVMDKHKNIINLLGVCTQDGPLYVLVEYASKGSLREYLRARRPPGMDYTFDVTKVPEEQLTFKDLVSCAYQVARGMEYLASKRCIHRDLAARNVLVTEDNVMKIADFGLARGVHQIDYYKKTTNGRLPVKWMAPEALFDRVYTHQSDVWSFGVLMWEIFTLGGSPYPGIPVEELFKLLKEGHRMDKPSNCTHELYMKMRECWHAVPTQRPTFKQLVEELDRVLVSISDEYLDLSTPFEQYSPSCEDTSSSCSSDNDSVFTHDAMSTVPCLLGYHDVRSRMDLKTTMR; this is translated from the exons ATGTTGAGCATCTTTAAGGTTTTCATTACCATCTGCTTCACGGAACTGGTGTTTTCAAGAAGCATAACATCTGGGGAAGTCCGGGCAAAAG ATATCCGAGTTTCTCGACCAATTCTTATTCCTGGATTTCCTGAGAATGCTACTGTGTTAGTTGGAGGACATGTGAAGCTGGTGTGTAAACTCCACCAGCCAGCCTCAACACGTCTTCAGTGGTTCAAAAAGGACAGCAATCGCCAGGGGCCTGACGGATCACCACTTCTTACAGCGCTTACG CCTCTTCTTGAGAACCTCTCCAAAGTCAACATACTTCCTTTAGTGAATGTCTCAGTGGAAGATGCTGGAGAGTACGTATGCAAGGCAGAAAACTCAGTTGGTCAAACTATGCGCTCTGCCTGGCTGGAGGTCTTATCAG TTTCTGAGGAGCCAACTGAGGAAACATCAGAGCATCTACTTCTAGAGCTTGGAGATGTACTAAAACTCCGTTGTGACACAAACCGTCCTGGAGCTGTCCAGTGGTTCAAGGGTGGTGTACGGGTGCAACACAATGCTCGTATCCAGATAAGGGCAGCAGTCATGGAGATTGCAGATGCCACCTATGAAGATTCAggagtgtatgtgtgtatgctgCGTGGCACCAAAGAGTCTCTACGCAACTTCACTATCACAGTGGCTG ATGCTGTAGGATCAGGAGATGATGATGAGGACAATGGTATTGATGACGCTGGTCCTGAGACTGAAAATGACCAGGTCTACATCTCCAGAG caCCATACTGGACTCATACTCAAAGGATGGAGAAGAAGCTCTATGCAGTCCCAGCTGGAAACACTGTCAAATTCCGCTGCCCTGCCACAGGGAACCCTCTTCCCACCATTCGCTGGCTAAAGAATGGCAGAGAATTCAGAGGAGAGCACCGGATCGGAGGCATCAAG CTACGACATCAACACTGGAGCCTGGTCATGGAGAGTGTGGTTCCCTCAGACCGTGGGAACTACAGTTGTGTGGTGGAGAACAAATATGGGTCCATTGCTCACACCTACCTCTTGGACGTGTTGG AACGCTCTCCACACAGGCCCATCCTTCAAGCTGGTCTACCCAAAAACACTACAGCTGTAGTGGGTGGAGATGCTCAGTTTCTGTGTAAAGTCTACAGTGATGCCCAGCCTCACATCCAGTGGCTAAAGCACATAGAGATGAATGGAAGCCGTTATGGGCCTGATGGCATTCCTTATGTGAAGATCGTGAAG ACAGGAAGCTTGAACATGTCTGAAGTTGAAGTCTTATATCTTACCAATATTACAATGGAGGATGCTGGGGAATACACTTGCTTGGCGGGAAACTCCATTGGATTCTCTCATCAGTCTGCTTGGCTTACAGTCTTATCAG AGGAGGATGTGGCCAAGGAGATGGACCTTATGGAGGCCAAGTACACTGACATCATCATCTATGCATCTGGCTTCCTGGCACTGGTGATGGCCATAGTTATCGTGGTCCTCTGCCGCATGCAGGTTCATCCCAGTCGGGAGCCTTTTGATACGCTCCCAGTGCAGAAACTCTCCAAATTTCCACTACGCAGACAG TATTCTGTGGAGTCCAATTCTTCTGGAAAATCAAGTGCGTCACTGATGAGGGTGGCTCGTCTTTCCTCCAGTTGTTCCCCAATGCTGGCTGGAGTTATGGAGTTTGAACTGCCTTATGACCCTGACTGGGAGTTTCCAAGAGAGAA TTTGACTTTAGGGAAACCACTTGGAGAGGGCTGTTTTGGTCAAGTGGTGAGAGCTGAGGCTTAtgggataaacaaagaaaatcaAGATCAAGTGGCAACGGTAGCTGTTAAAATGCTAAAAG ATGATGCAACTGACAAAGACCTGGCAGACCTCATCTCTGAGATGGAGCTAATGAAGGTGATGGACAAGCACAAGAACATCATAAATCTTCTTGGTGTTTGCACACAGGATG GTCCACTCTATGTGCTGGTTGAATATGCTTCTAAGGGCAGCCTACGGGAATACCTCCGAGCACGTCGACCTCCAGGCATGGACTACACCTTCGATGTGACCAAGGTTCCGGAGGAACAGCTCACCTTCAAAGACCTAGTTTCCTGTGCCTACCAAGTAGCAAGAGGCATGGAGTACCTGGCCTCCAAAAGA TGTATTCACAGAGATTTAGCAGCAAGGAATGTTCTTGTGACAGAGGACAACGTGATGAAAATCGCAGATTTTGGTTTGGCAAGAGGAGTGCATCAGATCGATTACTACAAAAAAACCACCAAT GGACGTCTGCCAGTGAAATGGATGGCACCAGAAGCCTTGTTTGACAGAGTCTACACACACCAGAGCGATGT TTGGTCTTTTGGAGTTTTGATGTGGGAGATTTTCACACTGGGGGGATCACCGTACCCTGGGATACCGGTAGAGGAGCTTTTTAAGCTGCTGAAGGAAGGTCATCGAATGGACAAACCCTCCAACTGCACCCATGAACT CTACATGAAGATGAGAGAGTGCTGGCATGCAGTACCAACACAAAGACCTACATTCAAACAGCTTGTGGAAGAGCTTGATAGGGTGCTGGTGTCCATTTCAGATGAG tacCTGGACCTATCCACCCCTTTCGAACAATACTCCCCATCTTGTGAGGACACCTCCAGCTCTTGCTCTTCAGACAATGATTCAGTGTTTACCCATGATGCTATGTCAACTGTCCCATGCCTCCTTGGCTACCATGATGTGCGCTCTAGGATGGACCTCAAGACAACAATGCGATAG